A region from the Aquimarina sp. ERC-38 genome encodes:
- the nusB gene encoding transcription antitermination factor NusB, producing MLTRRHIRVKVMQSLYAIEQTQKDDFAKEEKFLLYSLNQMYELFIIQLQLLVEIRKHAENIQNLEKKKHLATEADINPNRRFVDNPILQILSINKELKQYIERKKLNYWDLDDEYVRILWREIKESSYYKEYMEAPETSFKKDQQFIIDIFRNIVAPNEKLYDYLEDKRLTWIDDLPLVNTNIIKFFKKIKPKHTEELKLPSLYKDMEDESFARLIFKKTTLNGVEYAKEIEGRTPNWDKDRIAELDKAVIKMAICEFTQFPSIPVKVTINEYLEIAKEYSTPKSSIFINGILDKISKEYEMDGKLNKIGRGLM from the coding sequence ATGTTAACAAGAAGACATATTCGAGTAAAGGTGATGCAGTCGCTTTATGCTATTGAGCAAACCCAAAAAGACGATTTTGCGAAAGAAGAGAAATTCTTATTGTACAGCCTGAACCAAATGTACGAACTATTTATAATTCAACTACAATTACTGGTTGAAATCCGAAAGCATGCGGAAAATATTCAGAATCTGGAGAAAAAAAAGCATCTGGCTACAGAAGCGGATATTAATCCTAATCGAAGATTTGTAGATAATCCGATTCTACAAATACTTTCTATCAATAAAGAGCTAAAACAGTATATTGAAAGAAAAAAGCTTAACTACTGGGACCTAGATGATGAGTACGTAAGAATTTTATGGAGAGAAATCAAAGAAAGTTCTTATTATAAAGAATATATGGAAGCTCCGGAAACTTCTTTTAAAAAGGATCAGCAGTTTATTATTGATATCTTCAGAAATATTGTTGCTCCTAACGAAAAGTTGTACGATTACCTGGAGGATAAAAGATTAACCTGGATCGATGACCTGCCCCTTGTCAATACCAATATTATAAAGTTCTTTAAAAAAATAAAACCGAAGCATACGGAAGAATTGAAGTTACCTTCTTTATATAAGGATATGGAAGATGAATCCTTTGCCCGTTTAATATTTAAGAAAACTACCTTAAATGGAGTTGAGTATGCAAAAGAAATTGAAGGGAGGACTCCTAACTGGGATAAAGACCGGATTGCAGAATTGGATAAAGCCGTCATAAAAATGGCTATTTGTGAGTTTACCCAATTCCCATCCATACCGGTTAAAGTGACGATTAATGAGTACCTGGAAATTGCCAAAGAGTACAGTACACCTAAGAGTAGTATTTTTATCAATGGTATTTTAGATAAAATATCAAAAGAGTATGAAATGGACGGTAAATTAAATAAAATAGGGCGAGGCCTTATGTAG
- a CDS encoding Glu/Leu/Phe/Val family dehydrogenase has product MSTTVITNTTTTTENPVFGHSSFDEHEQVVFCQDKDTGLKAIIGVHNTVLGPALGGTRMYAYQNESQALNDVLRLSRGMTYKAAITNLNLGGGKAVIIGNPKQLKTPDLMRRFGRFVHSLSGTYYTAEDVGMETEDMDTIREVTPFVTGISKNRGGAGNPSPVTAYGVYMGMKAAAKYTYGSDRLTGKKILVEGVGHVGEELVRLLSEEDANVYISDINTDKLLEVQEKYQAIIVDNTQIYMQDMDIYAPCALGATLNDQSIPQLKASIVAGAANNQLADENLHGKMLQQRGIVYAPDFLINAGGIINVNAEIAGYGEEEITQRTENIYHTTLDILQKAASDRTTTLTAAMAIAKERIIRRKMMN; this is encoded by the coding sequence ATGAGTACTACTGTTATTACCAACACAACTACAACTACTGAAAATCCGGTTTTTGGGCATTCATCTTTTGATGAACATGAACAGGTTGTTTTTTGTCAGGATAAAGATACAGGTTTGAAGGCAATAATTGGTGTTCATAACACAGTATTAGGACCTGCATTGGGTGGTACCCGGATGTATGCGTATCAGAACGAAAGCCAGGCATTGAATGATGTATTACGTCTATCTCGTGGAATGACCTATAAAGCAGCTATTACCAACTTGAATTTAGGTGGCGGTAAAGCCGTTATTATAGGAAATCCTAAGCAATTAAAAACCCCCGACTTAATGCGACGTTTTGGTAGATTCGTACACTCTTTAAGCGGAACGTATTACACCGCCGAAGATGTTGGGATGGAAACTGAAGATATGGATACCATCCGTGAGGTTACTCCGTTCGTAACGGGAATATCAAAAAATAGAGGAGGAGCTGGCAATCCCTCTCCGGTTACCGCGTATGGAGTATATATGGGTATGAAAGCCGCAGCTAAATATACCTATGGTTCTGACCGGCTGACCGGTAAAAAAATTCTGGTAGAAGGGGTAGGGCACGTAGGTGAAGAACTGGTTCGTCTTTTAAGTGAAGAAGATGCAAATGTTTATATATCAGATATTAATACAGATAAGCTCTTAGAGGTACAGGAAAAATACCAGGCAATCATTGTGGACAATACACAAATTTATATGCAGGATATGGATATTTATGCTCCCTGCGCTCTGGGAGCTACGCTAAATGATCAAAGTATACCACAATTGAAAGCAAGTATTGTAGCAGGAGCGGCAAATAACCAATTGGCTGATGAAAACCTACATGGTAAAATGCTTCAACAGAGAGGAATTGTATATGCTCCGGACTTTTTAATTAATGCAGGAGGAATTATAAATGTAAACGCTGAAATTGCCGGATATGGAGAAGAAGAGATCACACAAAGAACCGAAAACATATATCATACTACCTTAGATATTCTACAAAAGGCAGCTTCTGACAGAACTACAACGTTGACTGCAGCGATGGCAATCGCAAAAGAAAGAATAATTCGTAGAAAAATGATGAATTAA
- a CDS encoding DUF1573 domain-containing protein produces the protein MKKGILILAGVLAFTFTSCKDDAAKKVNEENVADAAERDAENSEFPVMTFTETEHDFGDINEGDVVEHNFKFKNTGSAPLVIVSAKGSCGCTVPEWPKEPIAPGEEGEMLVKFNSSGKPNQQNKQVTITANTEAGKEVIKIKAMVAPKAAAETAETGA, from the coding sequence ATGAAAAAAGGAATTTTAATTTTAGCTGGAGTTTTGGCTTTTACATTTACTTCTTGTAAAGACGACGCAGCAAAGAAGGTAAATGAAGAAAACGTAGCTGACGCGGCAGAGCGTGACGCTGAAAATTCTGAGTTTCCTGTAATGACATTTACAGAGACCGAGCATGATTTCGGTGATATTAACGAAGGTGATGTAGTTGAGCACAACTTTAAATTTAAGAATACAGGTAGTGCACCTTTAGTAATCGTTAGTGCAAAAGGAAGTTGTGGCTGTACGGTTCCTGAATGGCCAAAAGAACCTATCGCTCCGGGTGAAGAAGGAGAGATGTTAGTTAAATTCAATTCATCTGGAAAGCCAAATCAGCAAAATAAGCAAGTAACCATTACTGCTAACACTGAAGCTGGTAAGGAAGTAATAAAAATAAAAGCAATGGTAGCTCCTAAGGCAGCAGCAGAAACAGCTGAAACTGGAGCCTAA
- the yajC gene encoding preprotein translocase subunit YajC, with amino-acid sequence MEAIQQFAPFILIFVVMYFFMIRPQMQKAKKERKFAEELKKGDRIVTKSGLHGKVFDFSEKNNAVIIETGSGKLTFDKSAISLEMSQKLNVQPQTAVDKKIKAKA; translated from the coding sequence ATGGAAGCCATACAACAGTTTGCTCCTTTTATCTTAATTTTTGTAGTGATGTATTTTTTTATGATACGTCCGCAAATGCAAAAAGCAAAAAAGGAACGTAAGTTTGCTGAAGAACTAAAAAAAGGAGACCGTATTGTTACAAAAAGTGGCTTGCACGGTAAAGTATTTGATTTTAGCGAAAAAAATAATGCTGTAATTATTGAGACCGGTTCCGGAAAACTGACTTTTGATAAATCAGCAATATCTTTGGAAATGAGCCAGAAACTAAATGTGCAACCGCAAACGGCTGTAGATAAAAAGATAAAAGCAAAAGCGTAG